A stretch of the Gossypium hirsutum isolate 1008001.06 chromosome D07, Gossypium_hirsutum_v2.1, whole genome shotgun sequence genome encodes the following:
- the LOC107956157 gene encoding uncharacterized protein: MGVVKVDDSSGTKNPLPNLIDAGVNMIGESMGKKVKENIVEVKIPLKRVWKVMVGRGLIDSDLVRGGETQNYCEFHHEVGHKIQRCEEFRALVQSMMDNGEIEFFEEVEGKGSICASESVTRIPKVNHPVIIILRPRVNKVRAQVTLKIEASVSVAKENQKIGSYTNTEKHYGWINAQAESKEGKVFAAEQKEEKTVESRPLINEPIKEEEATEFLKFLKHNEYSVVEQLHKQPARIYVLALLLSSEVHRNALMKVLNETYVASDISVNQLDRLVNNINADNFIFFNDDEIPTGGMGSTKALHITTRCKWYMLPRVLTDNRSALNVLPLSTLNRIPMDSSHMKTCQNVVRAFDGIERKVLGRIEIPFLIGPNTYGVDFIVMDIKPSYNCLLGRPWIHSAGAVPSSLHQKLKLVSEGRLVTINAKEGIIASITSSTLYVETDEEAMECSFWTLEFVNATFIVEGNRIPVPKISKTTIMGLQLMVRRGAVLGKGLGRYLQGGVEAPVMKEKSPDINDMNDAVSDLESPFEQDMCLKGSHDSEDDVDCDVSPDLLRMDMPGLSTNMVVHRLPIKKDYKPVQQKLRRMRPDIVLKIKEEVKK; encoded by the exons ATGGGCGTTGTCAAGGTAGATGATTCATCAGGTACGAAAAATCCATTACCCAATCTTATTGATGCTGGGGTAAACATGATAGGTGAAAGTATGGGGAAAAAGGTCAAGGAGAATATTGTTGAGGTTAAAATCCCTTTGAAGAGGGTTTGGAAAGTAATGGTGGGAAGAGGTTTAATCGACTCGGATTTAGTGAGAGGTGGTGAGACCCAAaattattgtgagttccatcatgAGGTGGGACACAAAATTCAGAGATGTGAGGAATTCAGAGCTCTAGTCCAGAGCATGATGGATAATGGAGAAATAGAGTTTTTTGAAGAGGTGGAAGGAAAAGGAAGTATATGTGCATCGGAGTCAGTGACGAGGATTCCGAAGGTTAATCATCCTGTGATTATCATCTTGCGCCCTAGGGTTAATAAGGTTAGGGCACAGGTGACGCTGAAGATT GAAGCTTCGGTCAGTGTTGCAAAAGAAAACCAAAAGATAGGTTCTTATACGAATACTGAGAAGCACTACGGTTGGATAAATGCCCAAGCGGAATCGAAGGAGGGGAAAGTTTTTGCGGCAGAACAAAAGGAAGAGAAGACAGTTGAATCTAGGCCATTGATTAATGAGCCAATAAAGGAGGAAGAAGCCACcgaatttttgaaatttctgaAACACAATGAGTATAGCGTGGTAGAGCAGCTGCATAAGCAACCAGCTCGTATATATGTGTTAGCTTTACTCTTGAGTTCAGAGGTGCATCGAAATGCGCTAATGAAGGTGTtgaacgaaacatatgtggcaaGTGATATTTCTGTCAACCAATTGGATCGGTTGGTCAATAATATAAATGccgataattttatctttttcaatgATGACGAAATACCAACTGGAGGTATGGGGTCCACTAAAGCTCTGCACATTACTACTCGGTGTAAATGGTACATGCTGCCGAGAGTTTTGACTGATAATAGATCCGCATTGAATGTATTGCCCTTATCTACTCTCAATAGGATACCTATGGATAGCTCACATATGAAAACGTGTCAAAATGTAGTAAGGGCGTTCGATGGAATAGAAAGGAAGGTTTTGGGGAGAATTGAGATACCATTCCTGATTGGCCCAAATACTTATGGAGTGGATTTTATTgtaatggatattaagccttcTTATAACTGTTTGTTAGGGAGACcttggatacactcggcaggggcTGTGCCTTCATCGCtgcatcagaagttgaaattagtGTCAGAAGGACGGTTGGTGACAATAAATGCCAAGGAGGGTATTATTGCGTCAATAACTAGTAGTACACTATATGTGGAGACAGATGAGGAGGCGATGGAATGTTCTTTTTGGACCTTAGAGTTCGTGAATGCAACATTTATTGTCGAGGGGAATCGAATTCCAGTGCCGAAGATTTCCAAGACTACAATAATGGGTCTTCAATTAATGGTGAGAAGAGGAGCTGTACTGGGAAAAGGATTGGGAAGATATTTGCAAGGAGGAGTTGAGGCACCAGTGATGAAAGAAAA GTCTCcggatatcaatgatatgaatgATGCTGTTTCAGACTTAGAATCCCCTTTTGAACAAGACATGTGTTTAAAGGGATCACATGATTCTGAAGATGACGTAGACTGTGATGTGTCTCCGGACTTATTAAGAATG gatatgcctggGTTAAGCACTAATATGGTGGTACACCGTCTTCCTATAAAAAAAGATTACAAGCCAGTTCagcagaagctcaggagaatgaggcCAGACATTGTGCTAAAGATAAAGGAAGAAGTCAAAAAATAG